From Vogesella sp. XCS3, the proteins below share one genomic window:
- a CDS encoding lipase secretion chaperone, which produces MVGHRKAWLLLPVLLLVGAWWWQGGDDPLSAREGVFAPSLRQTSVDGLAGVANGGAMTKLQLKALFDYYLSTLGERTLDDIRHEILSQLEKRLSGQALEDAQDLLRRYLDYQHALAGLGKGMARQAQTLDAMAARLQAMQQTRSRYFSTQEITELFGSDDMLDRFVLQRMQIMQRSDLSAAEKQKQIAQLEATLPPQQQLWRRQATRHITLAESEQSLLQQGGSASDLQALRTAEVGPEAAERLAAVDRESQAWNAKLAQWKAQRQAIASDAALSPDQREQAELRLQQQLFSETEQRRLLAYQ; this is translated from the coding sequence ATGGTCGGGCATCGCAAAGCATGGCTGCTGCTGCCGGTATTGCTGCTTGTAGGGGCTTGGTGGTGGCAGGGTGGCGATGACCCGCTGTCTGCGCGGGAAGGGGTGTTTGCCCCTTCTTTGCGTCAGACTTCGGTCGATGGCCTGGCGGGCGTAGCCAATGGTGGCGCAATGACAAAGCTGCAATTGAAAGCTTTGTTTGATTACTATTTGTCCACGCTGGGTGAGCGAACGCTGGATGATATCCGGCACGAAATTCTTAGCCAGTTGGAAAAGCGCCTATCAGGGCAGGCGCTGGAAGACGCACAAGACTTGCTTCGCCGCTATCTGGATTATCAGCACGCGCTTGCTGGCTTGGGTAAGGGCATGGCACGGCAGGCGCAAACGCTGGACGCCATGGCTGCCAGGTTGCAGGCCATGCAGCAAACGCGTAGCCGGTATTTCAGCACGCAGGAAATCACGGAACTTTTTGGTAGCGACGATATGCTCGATCGCTTCGTGTTGCAGCGTATGCAAATCATGCAACGTAGTGACTTGAGCGCTGCCGAGAAGCAAAAGCAGATTGCGCAGCTGGAGGCCACCTTGCCGCCGCAGCAACAGCTATGGCGACGCCAGGCTACCCGGCACATTACGCTTGCCGAGTCTGAGCAATCATTGTTGCAGCAGGGGGGCAGCGCCAGTGACTTGCAGGCCTTGCGTACTGCCGAGGTGGGGCCGGAGGCGGCAGAAAGGTTGGCCGCAGTGGATAGGGAAAGCCAGGCCTGGAATGCAAAACTGGCGCAATGGAAAGCCCAGCGGCAGGCAATCGCATCCGATGCTGCCTTGTCGCCCGACCAGCGGGAACAGGCGGAGCTGCGCTTGCAGCAACAACTGTTCAGCGAAACCGAACAGCGGCGCTTGTTGGCATACCAGTAG
- the trpC gene encoding indole-3-glycerol phosphate synthase TrpC, giving the protein MSDILKKICATKVEEVAQRRPQRSLASLRAEAEGRHGDQRDFVAAIRAKHTAGLAAVIAEAKKASPSKGVIRADFNPAQIAQSYEQAGAACLSVLTDAQYFQGHEDYLQAARAACQLPVLRKDFMVDEYQIYEARAIGADCILLIAACLSLPQMRDFEALTHELGMAVLVEVHDEYELEAALQLNTPLVGVNNRNLRTFEVSLDTTLRLLPEIGADRIAVTESGIVQPQDVQLMRDHAVHTFLVGEAFMRQPDPGQGLQQLFA; this is encoded by the coding sequence ATGTCCGACATTCTGAAAAAAATCTGTGCCACCAAGGTAGAAGAAGTCGCGCAGCGCCGCCCGCAACGCAGCCTGGCCAGCTTGCGCGCCGAGGCAGAAGGCCGCCACGGCGACCAGCGCGACTTTGTCGCCGCCATCCGCGCCAAGCATACTGCTGGCCTGGCAGCCGTTATTGCAGAAGCCAAAAAAGCCAGCCCGAGCAAAGGTGTCATCCGCGCCGACTTCAACCCGGCACAGATTGCGCAAAGCTACGAGCAAGCAGGTGCCGCCTGCCTGTCCGTGCTGACCGATGCGCAGTACTTTCAAGGCCATGAAGACTACCTGCAGGCTGCCCGTGCCGCCTGCCAGCTACCGGTACTGCGCAAAGACTTCATGGTGGACGAGTACCAGATCTACGAAGCGCGTGCCATCGGTGCCGACTGCATCTTGCTGATTGCTGCCTGCCTGAGCCTGCCCCAGATGCGCGATTTCGAAGCGCTGACACACGAACTGGGTATGGCCGTGCTGGTAGAGGTGCATGACGAATACGAACTGGAAGCAGCGCTGCAGCTGAACACCCCGCTGGTTGGCGTCAACAACCGCAACCTGCGCACTTTTGAAGTGAGCCTGGATACCACGCTGCGCCTGCTACCAGAGATCGGCGCTGATCGCATTGCCGTCACCGAAAGCGGCATCGTGCAGCCGCAAGACGTACAGCTGATGCGTGATCATGCGGTACACACCTTCCTGGTCGGCGAGGCCTTCATGCGCCAGCCAGACCCGGGCCAAGGCTTACAGCAACTGTTTGCCTGA
- a CDS encoding YheT family hydrolase has product MTPYQAPRWLRGGHAQTIWPATMLKQAAPDYRRELWATPDGGQIAVDRIDGQAGQPLVVLFHGLEGSSHSHYAIALMRAVQARGWHGVVPHFRGCGGVENTLPRAYHAGDAAEIGWICTRLAAVHPQLFAAGVSLGGNMLLRHMGEMRDNAIPLAAAAISAPLDLAAASTRLDHGVGRLLYTRMFMNTLKPKSLAQLQRHPGLFDRRAVQKARTFGEFDNLVTAPLHGYRNVQDYWRRASSKPLLKQITRPTLVLNAVNDPFLPPHALPGPADVSTAVQLEQPREGGHVGFVSGPFPGTLAWLPQRLLAFFDSYQRP; this is encoded by the coding sequence GTGACCCCGTACCAAGCCCCTCGCTGGCTGCGCGGCGGCCACGCCCAGACTATCTGGCCCGCCACCATGCTCAAACAAGCCGCGCCGGATTACCGTCGCGAGCTCTGGGCCACCCCGGATGGCGGCCAGATTGCGGTAGACCGCATTGACGGCCAAGCCGGCCAGCCACTGGTGGTACTGTTTCACGGCCTGGAAGGCAGCAGCCACAGCCATTACGCCATCGCCCTGATGCGCGCAGTACAAGCCCGGGGCTGGCATGGCGTCGTGCCACACTTTCGTGGCTGTGGCGGTGTGGAAAACACCCTGCCGCGCGCCTACCACGCCGGGGATGCAGCCGAGATAGGCTGGATATGCACCAGGTTGGCCGCAGTGCACCCGCAGCTGTTTGCCGCCGGTGTGTCCCTGGGCGGCAATATGCTGCTGCGCCATATGGGCGAAATGCGCGACAACGCCATCCCGCTGGCTGCGGCAGCCATCTCGGCGCCATTAGATCTTGCCGCCGCCAGCACCCGGCTGGACCACGGCGTAGGCCGCCTGCTGTATACGCGCATGTTCATGAATACGCTCAAGCCCAAGTCGCTAGCCCAACTGCAACGCCACCCTGGCTTGTTCGACCGCCGTGCGGTACAAAAAGCCCGTACATTCGGCGAGTTCGACAACCTGGTGACCGCCCCGCTGCATGGCTACCGCAATGTGCAGGATTACTGGCGCCGCGCCAGCAGCAAACCGCTGCTCAAACAGATTACGCGGCCAACCTTGGTGCTAAATGCGGTCAATGACCCCTTTTTGCCGCCACACGCCCTGCCCGGCCCGGCCGATGTCAGCACCGCCGTGCAACTGGAGCAGCCACGGGAAGGCGGGCATGTGGGCTTTGTCAGCGGCCCGTTCCCCGGCACACTGGCGTGGTTACCCCAGCGTCTGTTAGCATTTTTCGATTCATACCAGCGCCCATAA
- the mog gene encoding molybdopterin adenylyltransferase: MSLKIGLVSISDRASQGVYEDKGIPALVDWLSLCIRSPFETTTRLIPDEQATIEATLRELVDEQGCHLVLTTGGTGPALRDVTPEATLAVADRVMPGFGEQMRQISLKFVPTAILSRQVGVIRKQSLILNLPGQPKAIRETLEGLREDGVVTVPGIFAAVPYCLDLIGAPYMETREEVVKAFRPKSAIKPVA, from the coding sequence ATGAGTCTGAAAATCGGGCTGGTATCCATCTCGGACCGCGCCAGCCAAGGCGTATACGAAGATAAGGGCATCCCCGCACTAGTGGACTGGCTGAGCCTGTGCATCCGCAGCCCCTTCGAAACCACTACCCGCCTGATTCCGGACGAGCAAGCCACTATCGAAGCCACTCTGCGCGAGCTGGTAGACGAACAAGGCTGCCATCTGGTGCTCACCACGGGTGGCACCGGCCCAGCCTTGCGCGATGTGACACCAGAGGCCACGCTGGCCGTTGCCGACCGCGTGATGCCAGGCTTTGGCGAGCAGATGCGCCAGATCAGCCTGAAGTTTGTGCCCACGGCCATCCTGTCACGCCAGGTCGGCGTAATCCGCAAACAAAGCCTGATCCTGAACCTGCCAGGCCAGCCCAAAGCGATCCGTGAAACGCTGGAAGGCTTGCGCGAGGACGGTGTTGTCACCGTACCCGGCATTTTTGCCGCAGTGCCCTACTGCCTGGACCTGATTGGCGCGCCCTACATGGAAACGCGCGAGGAAGTGGTCAAAGCATTCCGCCCCAAGTCCGCCATCAAGCCTGTCGCGTGA
- the yjgA gene encoding ribosome biogenesis factor YjgA, with the protein MSNVFNNGSNNGLPPSKSQLKRDMDALQNIGRALTELPAAKLKKMELDDALLTAVLDYQRFTANGAKRRQLQYIGKLMRDIDPEPIEQKLAALRGDSSTHTRWLHLVERWRERLLEDDKNVQIFIDDFPEVDVQQLRTTVRNARKERDEAKPPKATRLLFQMIKELIPEQGRQKNAPEDAIEQDDEA; encoded by the coding sequence ATGTCGAACGTTTTTAACAATGGCAGCAATAATGGCCTGCCCCCCAGCAAATCCCAGCTCAAGCGCGACATGGATGCGCTGCAGAACATTGGCCGCGCGCTCACCGAGCTGCCCGCCGCCAAGCTGAAAAAGATGGAGCTGGATGATGCCCTGCTGACAGCAGTACTGGACTACCAGCGTTTTACTGCCAACGGTGCCAAACGCCGCCAGCTGCAATACATCGGCAAACTGATGCGCGACATCGACCCTGAGCCGATCGAGCAAAAGCTGGCCGCCCTGCGTGGCGACTCCAGCACGCATACCCGCTGGCTGCACCTGGTGGAGCGCTGGCGCGAACGTCTGCTGGAAGACGACAAAAACGTGCAAATCTTCATCGACGACTTCCCGGAAGTGGACGTGCAGCAGCTGCGCACTACTGTGCGTAACGCCCGCAAAGAGCGCGACGAAGCCAAACCGCCGAAGGCAACCCGCCTGCTATTCCAGATGATCAAAGAACTGATCCCGGAACAAGGGCGCCAGAAGAATGCACCGGAAGACGCCATCGAACAGGACGACGAGGCATGA
- the pmbA gene encoding metalloprotease PmbA → MAEQIFSYTEAALEDIAARMLALARAGGATAAETDVSEGCGQNVSVRLGEVETIEYNRDKGVSLTVYLGQKKGHASTSDFSDKALADTAAAALNIARYTAEDDCAGLADPALLLKAGDRRDLDLYHPWDLPVEQAIALARQCEDVARGVDARISNSEGGTVATHATRHCYANSHGYSGSLTTSRHSLSASVVASGANSMQRDYWYSTARHADDLLSAEEVGRIAGERAVRRLDGRRVKTGQYPVLFEAPVAGSLLSHLVQAVSGGSLYRKSSFLLDSLGQQVAASLLNISEDPFVLRGLASGCADDEGVATSARQFVKDGVLQGYFLGSYSARKLGMQSTGHAGGAHNLVVQPTLAGGLPALLARMGTGLLVTELMGQGINMVTGDYSRGASGFWVENGVIAYPVEELTIAGNLRDMLQGIDAIGDDIDYRGSRHMGSVLLGNMMVAGEA, encoded by the coding sequence ATGGCAGAGCAGATTTTTTCGTATACCGAGGCCGCACTGGAAGACATCGCTGCCCGTATGCTGGCGCTGGCCCGTGCTGGCGGTGCCACCGCTGCGGAAACCGACGTATCCGAGGGGTGTGGGCAGAATGTATCGGTGCGCCTGGGCGAAGTAGAAACCATCGAATATAACCGTGATAAAGGCGTGTCGCTGACAGTGTATCTGGGCCAGAAAAAAGGCCATGCCAGCACTTCGGACTTCTCCGACAAAGCCCTGGCCGATACCGCGGCTGCCGCACTGAATATCGCACGTTATACCGCTGAGGATGACTGCGCAGGCCTGGCAGACCCGGCTTTGCTATTGAAAGCTGGCGACCGCCGCGATCTGGATTTGTATCACCCCTGGGATCTGCCGGTTGAGCAGGCCATCGCGCTGGCGCGCCAGTGCGAGGATGTGGCGCGCGGCGTGGATGCGCGCATCAGCAACTCGGAGGGTGGCACGGTGGCCACCCATGCCACGCGCCATTGCTATGCCAATAGCCACGGTTACAGTGGCAGCCTGACGACCTCGCGCCATAGTTTGTCTGCGTCGGTGGTGGCTAGTGGTGCCAACAGCATGCAGCGCGACTACTGGTACAGCACGGCCCGCCATGCCGACGACTTGCTGTCGGCAGAAGAGGTTGGCCGCATTGCCGGAGAGCGTGCCGTACGCCGCCTGGATGGCCGCCGCGTCAAAACCGGCCAATACCCGGTGCTGTTCGAGGCGCCCGTGGCGGGCAGCTTGCTGAGCCACCTGGTGCAGGCGGTGAGTGGTGGCAGCCTGTATCGCAAGTCCAGCTTCTTGCTGGACAGCCTGGGGCAGCAAGTAGCCGCATCGCTATTGAATATCAGCGAAGATCCCTTTGTACTGCGTGGTCTTGCCAGCGGCTGCGCTGACGACGAAGGCGTGGCGACGTCGGCGCGCCAGTTTGTGAAGGATGGCGTGTTGCAGGGTTACTTCCTGGGGAGCTATTCTGCCCGTAAGCTGGGTATGCAAAGCACCGGCCATGCAGGCGGCGCGCACAATCTGGTGGTGCAGCCTACGCTGGCGGGTGGCTTGCCGGCCTTGCTGGCGCGCATGGGCACCGGCTTGCTGGTAACCGAGCTGATGGGGCAGGGCATCAATATGGTAACCGGCGATTATTCGCGCGGTGCCAGCGGTTTCTGGGTGGAAAACGGCGTGATTGCCTACCCGGTAGAAGAGCTGACCATCGCGGGTAATCTGCGCGACATGCTGCAGGGCATTGATGCCATTGGTGACGATATCGACTACCGTGGCAGCCGCCATATGGGCTCGGTGCTGCTGGGCAATATGATGGTGGCGGGCGAGGCGTGA